In Paraburkholderia phenazinium, the following are encoded in one genomic region:
- a CDS encoding SDR family oxidoreductase: MTVPSDTSAVHARPAAVARVVLITGAARRIGRALALGFASRGWDVAVHYGKSKAEADEVVAEITALGRRAVALQADLAVEAEVARLVPDCTAALGRPVCIVNNASQFDEDTAQNVGYEALLSHMAANVGAPLVLARMLYEVTPDAARSDETQRAVVINVLDQKLYNMNPDYLSYTLSKAALQTATVALAQALAPKLRVVGLAPGLTLQSGDQTPEGFAAAHRVTPLGRASRPEDIVAAALYLAEAAGVTGTTLVVDGGQHLVPSPRDVMFLTGA; the protein is encoded by the coding sequence ATGACCGTCCCCTCCGATACTTCCGCAGTCCACGCCCGTCCGGCCGCCGTCGCGCGCGTCGTGCTGATCACCGGCGCCGCCCGGCGGATCGGTCGCGCCCTCGCGCTCGGCTTTGCCAGCCGGGGCTGGGACGTCGCCGTCCATTACGGGAAGTCGAAGGCCGAAGCCGACGAAGTGGTCGCCGAAATCACCGCGCTCGGCCGTCGCGCGGTCGCGCTGCAGGCGGACCTCGCCGTCGAGGCTGAGGTCGCCCGGCTCGTGCCGGACTGCACCGCAGCGCTGGGCCGGCCGGTGTGTATCGTCAACAATGCCTCCCAGTTCGACGAAGATACCGCCCAGAACGTCGGCTACGAAGCTCTGCTGAGCCATATGGCCGCGAATGTCGGTGCACCGCTCGTGCTGGCGCGTATGCTGTACGAGGTCACGCCGGACGCGGCGCGCAGCGACGAAACGCAGCGCGCCGTCGTCATCAACGTGCTGGACCAGAAGCTGTACAACATGAATCCGGACTACCTGTCCTATACGCTGTCGAAGGCCGCGTTGCAGACCGCCACCGTGGCGCTCGCCCAGGCGCTGGCGCCGAAGCTGCGCGTGGTGGGTCTCGCGCCCGGTCTGACGCTGCAGTCGGGCGACCAGACGCCGGAAGGTTTTGCCGCGGCTCATCGCGTCACCCCGCTCGGCCGTGCGTCGCGGCCCGAGGATATCGTCGCCGCCGCGCTGTATCTGGCCGAGGCGGCGGGTGTGACCGGGACGACGCTGGTCGTCGACGGTGGTCAGCACCTCGTGCCGTCCCCGCGCGACGTGATGTTTTTGACGGGCGCCTGA
- the ttcA gene encoding tRNA 2-thiocytidine(32) synthetase TtcA: MNAPEILSAESQQAATAEATSAAERPVKPALTRREQKEAYENNKLFKRLARLVGQAIGDFNMIEEGDKVMVCLSGGKDSYAMLDVLMRLRERAPINFDIVAVNLDQKQPGFPEHVLPEYLKQLDIPFHIENQDTYSIVKRLVPEGKTTCSLCSRLRRGILYRVAGELGATKIALGHHRDDILQTLLLNLFYGGKLKGMPPKLQSDDGKNIVIRPLAYVKETDLEKYAELREFPIIPCNLCGSQPNLKRAEMKALIRDWEKRFPGRVENMFNALSNIVPSHLMDHKLFPFADLRATGEADPHGDIAFDEEPCSTDAGEGLTLNGAKPISIVQFDDL; encoded by the coding sequence ATGAACGCTCCTGAAATCCTGAGCGCCGAGTCGCAGCAGGCCGCCACGGCCGAAGCGACGAGCGCCGCCGAACGCCCCGTCAAGCCGGCGCTCACGCGGCGCGAGCAGAAAGAGGCGTACGAGAACAACAAGCTCTTCAAGCGGCTCGCGCGCCTCGTCGGTCAGGCGATCGGCGACTTCAACATGATCGAGGAAGGCGACAAGGTGATGGTGTGCCTGTCGGGCGGCAAGGACAGCTACGCCATGCTCGACGTGCTGATGCGCCTGCGTGAACGGGCGCCGATCAACTTCGACATCGTCGCGGTCAACCTCGACCAGAAGCAGCCGGGTTTCCCGGAGCACGTGCTGCCGGAATACCTGAAGCAACTGGACATTCCGTTCCACATCGAGAACCAGGACACCTACAGCATCGTCAAGCGGCTGGTGCCGGAAGGCAAGACCACCTGCTCGCTGTGCTCGCGGCTGCGGCGCGGCATCCTGTACCGGGTGGCGGGCGAACTGGGCGCGACCAAGATCGCGCTCGGCCATCACCGCGACGACATCCTGCAGACGCTGCTCCTGAACCTGTTCTACGGCGGCAAGCTGAAGGGCATGCCGCCCAAGCTGCAATCGGATGACGGCAAGAACATCGTGATCCGGCCGCTCGCCTATGTGAAGGAGACGGATCTGGAGAAATACGCGGAGTTGCGCGAATTTCCGATCATCCCGTGTAACCTGTGCGGCAGCCAGCCCAATCTGAAGCGCGCGGAAATGAAGGCGCTGATCCGCGATTGGGAGAAGCGCTTCCCGGGCCGCGTCGAGAATATGTTCAACGCGCTGTCGAACATCGTGCCGTCGCATCTGATGGATCACAAGCTGTTCCCGTTCGCCGATCTGCGCGCGACGGGCGAGGCCGATCCGCACGGCGATATCGCTTTCGACGAAGAACCGTGCTCGACCGATGCCGGCGAAGGCCTGACGCTCAATGGCGCGAAGCCGATTTCGATCGTGCAGTTCGACGATCTGTGA
- a CDS encoding peroxiredoxin-like family protein encodes MSLQDKLDAFRADFKAGKPPFHAPPEIHPVMERATAELIASGQAGRAIKAGDRAPHFNLKDQNGNDVSSAALLVKGPLVVTFYRGVWCPYCNIELQAINEVLPEIQAYGANIVAISPQTPVNSRKSVRTNELGFPVLSDVNGQTGADFGLRFALPDYLVELYKNLKNDLPAFNNDPSWTLPMPARYVIGQDGIVLYSEVNPDYTRRPDPSDMFPVLEKATARA; translated from the coding sequence ATGTCACTGCAAGACAAACTCGACGCCTTTCGGGCCGACTTCAAGGCGGGCAAGCCGCCGTTTCACGCGCCGCCGGAAATTCATCCGGTGATGGAGCGCGCCACCGCGGAACTGATTGCGAGCGGGCAGGCGGGACGCGCAATCAAGGCCGGCGACCGCGCGCCTCACTTCAACCTCAAGGATCAAAACGGCAACGACGTGTCTTCCGCGGCGTTGCTCGTGAAGGGCCCGCTGGTCGTGACTTTCTATCGCGGCGTGTGGTGCCCGTACTGCAACATCGAGTTGCAGGCGATCAACGAAGTGTTGCCGGAGATTCAGGCCTATGGGGCGAACATCGTGGCAATCTCGCCGCAGACGCCGGTCAATAGCCGCAAGTCCGTGCGCACCAACGAGCTGGGCTTCCCGGTGCTGAGCGACGTGAACGGTCAGACGGGCGCCGACTTCGGACTGCGCTTTGCGTTGCCCGACTATCTGGTGGAGCTTTACAAGAACCTGAAGAACGATCTGCCGGCGTTTAACAACGACCCTAGCTGGACCTTGCCGATGCCTGCGCGCTACGTCATCGGACAGGACGGCATCGTGCTGTATTCCGAGGTCAACCCGGATTACACGCGCCGCCCCGACCCGTCGGACATGTTCCCGGTTCTGGAGAAAGCGACGGCGAGAGCCTGA
- a CDS encoding class I SAM-dependent methyltransferase, whose translation MNPKAHQPDSLPAPGPTALAQSEALAGQIRAEIAQAGGWLPFDRYMERALYAPGLGYYGGGSVKFGRRPEDGSDFVTAPELSPLFAATLARPVAQALEASGTRHLMEFGAGTGKLAAGLLKALDALGAQFDTYSIVDLSGELRERQRATLEAEAPALAARVRWLDALPQQFEGVVIGNEVLDAMPVRLFAHTGGVWHERGVTLHEGVFDFEDRPVNSAQDVEFLAEIEVDGEYVTETHDAGRAFTRTICTMLTRGAALLIDYGFPRHEYYHAQRAGGTLMCHYRHRAHGDPFVYPGLQDITAHVEFTGIAEAGVEAGADLLGYTSQARFLLNAGITEVLGEIDPTDTARFLPAASSVQKLLSEAEMGELFKVIAFSRGIEETLDAFASGDRTHTL comes from the coding sequence ATGAATCCGAAAGCTCACCAACCCGATAGTTTACCTGCTCCCGGCCCGACCGCGCTTGCGCAGTCGGAAGCGCTGGCTGGGCAGATCCGTGCGGAGATCGCGCAAGCGGGCGGCTGGCTGCCGTTCGACCGCTATATGGAGCGCGCCTTGTACGCGCCGGGACTGGGCTATTACGGCGGCGGCTCGGTGAAATTCGGCCGTCGGCCGGAGGATGGCAGCGACTTCGTCACGGCGCCGGAACTCTCGCCGCTATTCGCCGCGACGCTGGCCCGACCGGTCGCGCAGGCGCTGGAGGCGAGCGGCACGCGTCACCTGATGGAATTCGGTGCGGGCACGGGCAAGCTGGCGGCGGGTCTGCTGAAGGCGCTGGATGCGCTGGGCGCGCAATTCGACACGTATTCGATCGTCGATCTGTCGGGCGAGTTGCGGGAACGCCAACGCGCGACGCTGGAGGCGGAGGCGCCGGCGCTGGCCGCGCGGGTACGCTGGCTGGATGCGTTGCCGCAGCAGTTCGAGGGGGTGGTGATCGGCAACGAGGTTCTGGACGCGATGCCGGTGCGACTCTTCGCGCATACCGGGGGTGTCTGGCACGAACGCGGCGTGACGTTGCATGAGGGAGTGTTCGACTTCGAAGACCGGCCGGTGAACTCAGCGCAGGACGTTGAGTTTCTGGCGGAGATTGAAGTGGATGGCGAGTACGTCACGGAGACGCACGACGCGGGGCGGGCTTTTACGCGGACGATCTGCACGATGCTGACGCGGGGGGCGGCGTTGCTGATCGACTATGGGTTTCCGCGCCACGAGTACTACCATGCGCAACGTGCGGGGGGGACGTTGATGTGCCATTACCGGCATCGGGCGCATGGCGATCCGTTTGTTTATCCGGGCTTGCAGGACATTACGGCGCACGTGGAGTTTACGGGGATTGCCGAGGCGGGCGTCGAGGCGGGGGCGGATTTGCTGGGGTATACGTCGCAGGCGCGGTTTCTGTTGAATGCGGGGATTACCGAGGTGCTGGGCGAGATTGATCCGACGGATACGGCGCGGTTTTTACCGGCGGCCAGTTCGGTGCAGAAGTTGTTATCCGAGGCGGAGATGGGGGAGTTGTTCAAGGTGATTGCGTTTTCGCGGGGCATCGAGGAGACGCTCGATGCGTTTGCCAGTGGCGACCGGACGCATACTCTTTGA
- the glmU gene encoding bifunctional UDP-N-acetylglucosamine diphosphorylase/glucosamine-1-phosphate N-acetyltransferase GlmU: MNIVILAAGTGKRMRSALPKVLHPLAGRPLLSHVIDTARTLKPTRLVVVVGHGGEAVRAAVAAPDVLFAVQEQQLGTGHAVQQALPLLDPMVSTLVLYGDVPLTRASTLKRLVDSAAEGCYGVLTVTLDDPSGYGRIVRDQTGCVVRIVEQKDATPEQLRIAEINTGIVVTPTAQLGMWLASLKNDNAQGEFYLTDVVERAIEAGFEVVTAQPDEEWETLGVNSKQQLAELERIHQHNVADDLLAAGVTLADPARIDVRGTLECGRDVSIDVNCVFEGRVTLADNVTIGPNCVIRDATLGAGTRVEAFTHIEGAEIGANVGLGPYARLRPGASLQDESHVGNFVEVKNAVIGHGSKAGHLTYIGDADVGARVNIGAGTITCNYDGANKHRTIIEDDVFVGSDTQFVAPVRVGRGVTIAAGTTIWKDVAENVLVLNDKTQTSKTGFVRPTKKKS, from the coding sequence ATGAACATTGTGATTTTGGCGGCAGGCACCGGTAAGCGCATGCGCTCTGCGCTGCCCAAGGTGCTCCATCCCCTGGCCGGCCGGCCGCTCCTGTCTCACGTCATCGACACCGCCCGTACGCTCAAGCCCACCCGTCTCGTGGTGGTGGTAGGCCATGGCGGCGAGGCCGTGCGCGCGGCGGTGGCAGCGCCCGATGTCCTGTTCGCCGTGCAGGAACAGCAACTCGGCACGGGCCACGCGGTGCAGCAGGCCTTGCCGCTGCTCGATCCCATGGTGTCCACGCTGGTGCTGTACGGCGACGTGCCGCTTACGCGGGCAAGCACGCTCAAGCGGCTCGTCGACAGCGCCGCGGAAGGTTGCTACGGCGTGCTCACCGTGACGCTCGACGATCCGTCGGGCTACGGGCGCATCGTGCGCGACCAGACCGGCTGCGTGGTGCGCATCGTCGAGCAAAAGGACGCGACGCCGGAACAGTTGCGCATCGCCGAGATCAACACCGGCATCGTCGTCACGCCCACAGCCCAACTCGGCATGTGGCTCGCCTCGCTGAAGAACGACAACGCGCAGGGCGAGTTCTATCTGACCGACGTGGTCGAGCGCGCCATCGAAGCCGGTTTCGAAGTCGTCACGGCGCAACCGGACGAAGAATGGGAAACGCTCGGCGTCAACAGCAAGCAGCAACTGGCCGAGCTCGAACGGATCCATCAGCACAACGTCGCGGATGACTTGCTGGCGGCGGGCGTGACGCTCGCCGACCCGGCGCGTATCGATGTGCGCGGCACGCTCGAATGCGGGCGCGATGTCTCGATCGACGTGAACTGCGTATTCGAAGGGCGCGTGACGCTGGCGGACAACGTGACCATCGGGCCGAACTGCGTGATCCGCGATGCGACGCTCGGCGCGGGCACGCGGGTCGAAGCCTTCACGCATATCGAAGGCGCCGAAATCGGTGCGAACGTGGGGCTGGGGCCGTATGCCCGGCTGCGGCCCGGGGCCTCGCTGCAGGACGAGTCGCATGTCGGCAACTTCGTCGAAGTGAAGAATGCCGTGATCGGCCATGGCTCGAAAGCGGGCCATCTGACCTACATCGGCGACGCGGATGTCGGCGCGCGCGTGAATATCGGCGCGGGCACCATCACTTGCAATTACGACGGCGCGAACAAGCACCGCACGATCATCGAAGACGATGTGTTCGTCGGCTCGGATACGCAGTTTGTCGCGCCGGTGCGCGTCGGGCGCGGTGTGACGATTGCCGCGGGCACGACGATCTGGAAGGACGTCGCGGAGAACGTGCTGGTGCTGAACGACAAGACGCAGACCAGCAAGACGGGCTTCGTGCGTCCGACCAAGAAGAAAAGCTGA
- a CDS encoding DUF2905 domain-containing protein: MIRWLLTTFIAVAILSSCWPWLRKIGIGRMPGDVTLRLFGKEYPFPFMSTLVLSMILSVIARVL, encoded by the coding sequence ATGATCCGGTGGTTGTTGACTACGTTTATCGCTGTGGCCATTTTGTCGTCGTGCTGGCCCTGGCTGCGCAAGATTGGGATTGGGCGGATGCCCGGGGATGTCACCCTTCGGTTGTTCGGGAAGGAATATCCGTTTCCTTTTATGTCTACGCTTGTTTTGTCTATGATTTTGTCGGTGATTGCTCGGGTTTTGTAG
- the glmS gene encoding glutamine--fructose-6-phosphate transaminase (isomerizing) → MCGIVGAVAQRNIVPVLIEGLRRLEYRGYDSCGVAVLANGEPQRARSVARVADLDEQVRESRLEGITGIAHTRWATHGAPVTNNAHPIFSRNALALVHNGIIENYEGLREMLRGKGYEFVSQTDTEVIAHLVHSLYQGDLFAAVRAAVQQLHGAYAIAVLHKDQPHTVVGARQGSPLVVGLGEGENFLASDALALAGSTERFIFLEEGDVCELTLEGVRIADREGYEVQREVRQVAAYGGAVELGPYRHFMQKEIFEQPRAITDTIPQAETFDATLFGEGADKVFAGIDSLLILACGTSYYSGLTAKYWLESIAKIPTQVEIASEYRYRESVPNPKALVVVISQSGETADTLAALKHAQSLGHSHTLAVCNVGTSAMVRQTEFSFLTHAGREIGVASTKAFTTQLVALFTLAVTLGKLRGHVSAAQEADYIKQLRHLPAALNSVLALEPQIIAWSEEFSRKEHALFLGRGLHYPIALEGALKLKEISYIHAEAYPAGELKHGPLALVTEAMPVVTVAPNDALLEKLKSNIQEVRARGGQLYVFADADTKIVNDEGLHVIRMPEHYGLLSPILHVVPLQLLAYHTACARGTDVDKPRNLAKSVTVE, encoded by the coding sequence ATGTGCGGCATTGTTGGCGCGGTTGCGCAACGTAATATCGTTCCCGTCCTGATCGAAGGACTGCGTCGCCTCGAATATCGCGGCTACGATTCATGCGGCGTTGCCGTGCTGGCCAACGGCGAGCCGCAGCGTGCGCGCAGCGTCGCCCGGGTGGCGGATCTGGATGAGCAGGTGCGCGAGAGCCGCCTCGAAGGCATCACGGGGATCGCCCATACGCGCTGGGCCACGCACGGCGCGCCCGTCACGAACAACGCGCACCCGATTTTCTCGCGCAATGCGCTGGCGCTCGTGCATAACGGCATCATCGAGAATTACGAAGGCCTGCGTGAAATGCTGCGCGGCAAGGGCTACGAATTCGTTTCGCAGACCGATACGGAAGTGATCGCGCATCTGGTGCATAGCCTGTATCAGGGTGACCTGTTCGCTGCGGTGCGTGCCGCGGTTCAGCAATTGCACGGCGCGTATGCGATTGCGGTGCTGCATAAGGACCAGCCGCATACGGTGGTGGGCGCGCGGCAGGGTTCGCCGCTCGTCGTCGGACTGGGCGAGGGTGAGAACTTCCTCGCCTCGGATGCGCTGGCGCTGGCCGGCAGCACCGAGCGCTTCATCTTCCTCGAAGAAGGCGATGTGTGCGAGCTGACGCTCGAAGGCGTGCGCATTGCGGACCGTGAAGGCTACGAGGTGCAGCGCGAGGTGCGTCAGGTGGCGGCGTATGGTGGCGCGGTCGAGCTGGGTCCGTATCGCCACTTCATGCAGAAGGAAATTTTCGAGCAACCGCGTGCGATCACCGACACGATCCCGCAAGCCGAAACCTTCGATGCGACGCTGTTCGGCGAGGGCGCGGACAAGGTGTTTGCCGGCATCGACAGCTTGCTGATTCTGGCTTGCGGCACGAGCTATTACTCGGGGCTGACGGCGAAGTACTGGCTGGAATCGATCGCGAAGATCCCGACTCAGGTCGAGATTGCGAGCGAGTATCGCTATCGCGAGTCGGTGCCGAATCCGAAGGCGCTGGTGGTGGTGATCTCGCAGTCGGGCGAGACGGCGGATACCCTCGCGGCGCTGAAGCATGCGCAATCGCTTGGGCATTCGCATACGCTGGCGGTGTGCAACGTCGGCACGAGCGCGATGGTGCGGCAGACCGAGTTCTCCTTCCTGACGCATGCGGGCCGCGAGATCGGCGTGGCGTCGACCAAGGCGTTCACGACGCAACTGGTTGCGCTGTTCACGCTGGCGGTGACGCTCGGCAAGCTGCGCGGTCATGTGAGCGCGGCGCAGGAAGCGGATTACATCAAGCAGTTGCGGCACTTGCCGGCGGCGCTCAACAGCGTGCTGGCGCTGGAGCCGCAGATCATTGCGTGGTCCGAAGAGTTTTCACGCAAGGAACATGCGCTGTTCCTCGGGCGTGGGCTGCATTATCCGATCGCGCTTGAAGGTGCGTTGAAGCTCAAGGAGATCTCGTATATCCATGCGGAAGCGTATCCGGCGGGTGAGTTGAAGCATGGGCCGCTGGCGCTGGTGACGGAGGCGATGCCGGTGGTGACGGTGGCGCCGAACGATGCGCTGCTCGAGAAGCTGAAGTCGAATATCCAGGAAGTGCGCGCGCGCGGCGGTCAGCTTTATGTGTTCGCGGATGCCGATACGAAGATCGTCAACGACGAAGGGCTGCATGTGATCCGCATGCCGGAGCATTATGGGTTGCTGTCGCCGATTCTTCATGTGGTGCCGCTGCAGTTGCTGGCTTATCACACGGCGTGTGCGAGAGGGACGGATGTGGACAAGCCGAGGAATCTGGCTAAGTCGGTGACGGTGGAGTGA
- a CDS encoding LysR family transcriptional regulator, whose translation MDRMAAMETFVSVVEAGSFSAAAKRLKLGQPAVSKSIAQLEERLGVRLLLRSTRGLTPTDAGQRFYEHARRAIEEVDLAEQVVRDASTGLSGVLRISAAVTFARLHILPALKTFLDRHPNLQIDIVLDDRTIDLLEKGVDVALRMGSLDDSTMTARRIAQSRRLVVGTPGYFSEAGVPKTPADLSQHQVVVYSLRGGGESWAFSQHGKEVAVVVSGRVSVSAAEGMRTTVLGDMGLAIASEWMFSPELANGTVQAVLTDWELPLIDLWAVFPAGRLVSAKARAFVAFVEEILGAPVSSKGGTPSETGRAD comes from the coding sequence ATGGACCGCATGGCAGCAATGGAAACGTTCGTCAGCGTCGTGGAGGCGGGCTCGTTCTCGGCGGCTGCGAAGCGTCTCAAGCTCGGCCAACCGGCCGTCTCGAAGTCGATCGCGCAACTCGAGGAGCGGCTCGGCGTGCGACTCCTGTTGCGCTCGACACGCGGCCTGACGCCCACCGATGCCGGTCAGCGTTTCTACGAGCACGCGCGGCGCGCAATCGAAGAAGTGGATCTTGCCGAACAGGTCGTGCGCGACGCGTCGACCGGGCTGTCCGGGGTGTTGCGCATCAGCGCCGCGGTGACCTTCGCGCGTCTGCACATTCTGCCGGCGCTCAAGACCTTTCTTGACCGGCACCCTAACCTGCAGATCGACATCGTGCTGGACGATCGCACCATCGACCTGCTCGAAAAAGGTGTGGACGTCGCGTTGCGCATGGGCTCGCTCGACGATTCGACCATGACCGCACGCCGCATTGCGCAAAGCCGCCGGCTGGTTGTCGGCACGCCCGGCTATTTCAGCGAAGCGGGCGTGCCGAAGACGCCTGCGGACCTGAGCCAGCACCAGGTCGTGGTCTATTCGTTGCGGGGCGGCGGTGAGTCGTGGGCGTTCAGCCAGCACGGCAAGGAAGTGGCGGTGGTCGTGTCCGGGCGCGTCAGTGTGAGCGCCGCCGAGGGCATGCGCACGACGGTACTCGGCGACATGGGCCTCGCGATCGCGTCGGAATGGATGTTTTCTCCTGAGCTTGCCAACGGCACGGTCCAGGCTGTGCTGACCGATTGGGAATTGCCCTTGATCGACCTGTGGGCGGTATTCCCGGCCGGACGCCTCGTCAGTGCGAAGGCGCGTGCCTTCGTCGCCTTCGTGGAGGAGATACTCGGCGCCCCTGTCAGCAGCAAGGGCGGCACGCCCTCGGAAACCGGGCGTGCCGATTGA
- a CDS encoding IS3 family transposase (programmed frameshift): MSRRNITDEFKAEAVQLVVAQGYSFAKASEALGVGDTALRRWVAQWRAEQVQPPRTQVQVKADQRRIRELEARVVELERERDILKKFHGLLRQGTGSLLEVIRSLKKAWPVSLMCRLLKVPRSSYYAFAGRVCKPAASPALLRTVRQIHSESRSSYGSRRMARALQQQGHAIGRYRARSLMREAQLAVARRRTHRYRKAEGEALVAPNLLERKFEPGAINRVWAGDITYVRTRQGWSYLAIVMDLHSRRIVGWAFALQADTELVIQALQQARSSRRPAPGLMFHSDQGCQYTSERFVSDLKANGMVQSMSRKGNCWDNAVVERFFRSLKSEWIGEQEYCSHEQAQRDIAGYVADFYNYRRIHSAANDSPPARYEASIY; encoded by the exons ATGAGCAGACGGAACATAACTGACGAATTCAAGGCAGAAGCGGTGCAGCTGGTGGTTGCGCAGGGCTACTCGTTCGCGAAGGCCAGCGAAGCGCTAGGTGTTGGCGATACGGCGTTGCGGCGGTGGGTGGCGCAGTGGCGCGCCGAGCAGGTCCAGCCGCCGCGCACGCAGGTGCAGGTCAAAGCTGACCAGCGGCGTATCCGGGAGCTTGAGGCGCGGGTGGTCGAGCTTGAACGTGAGCGCGACATACTAAAAAAGT TCCACGGCCTTCTTCGTCAAGGAACTGGATCGCTCCTCGAAGTGATCCGTTCGCTGAAGAAGGCCTGGCCGGTGAGTCTGATGTGCAGGTTGCTGAAGGTGCCGCGAAGCAGCTACTACGCGTTCGCGGGACGGGTTTGCAAGCCGGCAGCTTCACCCGCGCTACTCAGAACTGTGCGCCAGATCCACAGCGAGAGCCGCAGCAGTTACGGCAGTCGCAGGATGGCGCGGGCGCTGCAGCAGCAAGGTCACGCGATCGGACGCTACCGGGCCCGTTCGCTGATGCGCGAGGCGCAACTGGCGGTGGCGCGACGGCGAACGCACCGCTATCGCAAGGCCGAAGGTGAAGCACTGGTGGCGCCCAACCTGCTGGAGCGCAAGTTCGAGCCGGGTGCGATCAACCGGGTATGGGCCGGTGACATTACGTATGTGAGAACGCGGCAGGGCTGGTCCTATCTGGCGATCGTGATGGATCTGCATTCGCGTCGCATCGTGGGCTGGGCGTTTGCCTTGCAGGCGGATACCGAGCTGGTGATCCAGGCGCTACAGCAGGCCCGCAGCAGCCGGCGCCCAGCCCCCGGACTGATGTTCCACTCCGACCAGGGCTGCCAGTACACCAGCGAACGCTTCGTGAGTGATCTGAAGGCAAACGGGATGGTGCAGAGCATGAGCCGAAAGGGAAACTGCTGGGACAACGCGGTGGTCGAGCGCTTCTTCAGAAGCCTGAAGAGTGAATGGATCGGAGAACAGGAGTACTGCAGTCACGAACAGGCCCAGCGCGATATCGCGGGTTACGTGGCTGACTTTTACAACTACCGGCGCATCCATTCGGCGGCCAATGATTCGCCACCGGCGCGTTATGAGGCTTCTATTTACTGA
- a CDS encoding dihydroneopterin aldolase has protein sequence MFAALSHPRLADCRRLFLRNYEVHINIGVHDFEKRGEQRVVINVELYVPLALSTPVEDKLREVVDYDFMRSTIARRVERGHIHLQETLCDDLLTALLAHPQVRAARVSTEKPDVYPDCDAVGVEVFRIKED, from the coding sequence ATGTTTGCCGCTCTTTCGCACCCCCGGCTAGCCGATTGCCGCCGGCTTTTTCTGCGCAACTACGAAGTGCACATCAACATCGGCGTGCACGACTTCGAAAAGCGCGGCGAGCAGCGCGTCGTGATCAACGTCGAACTGTACGTGCCGCTCGCATTGTCGACGCCCGTCGAAGACAAGCTGCGCGAAGTCGTCGACTACGACTTCATGCGCTCCACCATCGCGCGCCGCGTCGAGCGGGGGCACATCCATCTGCAGGAAACGCTCTGCGACGACCTCCTGACCGCGCTGCTCGCCCATCCGCAGGTGCGCGCGGCTCGCGTGTCCACGGAAAAGCCGGACGTGTATCCGGACTGCGATGCAGTCGGCGTCGAAGTCTTCCGCATCAAAGAGGATTGA